A genomic window from Emys orbicularis isolate rEmyOrb1 chromosome 24, rEmyOrb1.hap1, whole genome shotgun sequence includes:
- the SLC5A5 gene encoding sodium/iodide cotransporter, producing MSQVGSMEVFKPEMLTFNLWDYGVFGLMLLISTGIGLFYALCKGGQKTSDDFFTGGRQMSAVPVGLSLSASFMSAIQVLGVPAEAYRYGIKFLWMCLGQLLNTLLTAYLFLPVFYRLGLTSTYEYLELRFSRKVRLCGTIQYVIATMLYTGIVIYAPALILNQVTGLDIWASLLSTGAICTFYTTIGGMKAVIWTDVFQVLVMLSGFIAILIQGTLLVGGPSAALEIASNHSRVNLADFNPDPRSRYTFWTFTFGGTLVWLSMYGVNQAQVQRYVACKTENEAKLALLVNQVGLFFIVSSAVGCGIVMFVLYKDCDPLLAGYISAPDQYMPYMVLDIFEKYPGVPGLFLACAYSGTLSTASTSINAMAAVTVEDLVKPNMPSLSPRKLTLISKGLSLIYGTSCITVAALSSLLGGGVLQGSFTVMGVMSGPLLGAFILGMFIPACNTVGVFAGLGAGFVLSFWVAVGGTIYPPSEDTMGVLPYYGDLCPLYNATEGINSTIVLGPLPPRNVSVPLERPAIADDFYAMSYLYYGALGTLCTVVVGVLISYLTGPTKRSQMPRGVLWWDIIKETSLPEGGKNPFEDSLTKDSEDSPTLQEKPFSSSTFLLAGLTGSEEADRALLAKQAEAGASSQCDSEEFLWLCHPVDTGCCHLLRETNV from the exons ATGTCCCAGGTGGGCAGCATGGAGGTTTTCAAACCGGAGATGCTAACGTTCAACCTCTGGGACTACGGAGTATTTGGTCTGATGCTCCTGATCTCCACGGGGATCGGGCTTTTCTACGCCCTCTGCAAAGGCGGGCAGAAGACCAGCGACGACTTCTTCACGGGGGGGCGCCAGATGTCGGCCGTGCCTGTGGGGCTCTCGCTCTCCGCCAGCTTCATGTCGGCCATCCAGGTGCTGGGTGTGCCCGCGGAGGCCTACCGCTATGGCATAAAGTTCCTGTGGAtgtgcctggggcagctgctCAACACCCTGCTGACTGCCTACCTCTTCCTGCCCGTCTTCTACCGCCTGGGGCTGACCAGCACCTACGAG TACCTGGAGCTGAGATTCAGCAGGAAGGTTCGTCTGTGCGGGACCATCCAGTACGTCATTGCCACG ATGCTGTACACGGGGATAGTCATCTACGCCCCAGCGCTGATCCTCAACCAAG TGACAGGGCTGGATATCTGGGCGTCTCTTCTCTCCACTGGAGCCATCTGCACCTTCTACACCACCATA GGTGGGATGAAGGCCGTCATCTGGACAGATGTGTTCCAGGTGTTGGTGATGCTCTCTGGATTCATCGCCATCTTGATCCAGGGGACGCTGCTGGTGGGCGGCCCCAGCGCAGCCCTGGAGATCGCGTCCAACCACTCCAGGGTCAACCTGGCTGA cttCAACCCAGACCCCAGGAGCCGCTACACCTTCTGGACCTTCACCTTTGGGGGCACCCTGGTGTGGCTCTCCATGTACGGCGTGAACCAGGCCCAGGTCCAGCGCTACGTGGCCTGCAAGACGGAGAATGAGGCAAAACT TGCTCTGCTGGTCAATCAAGTGGGCCTCTTCTTCATCGTCTCCAGCGCGGTGGGCTGTGGCATTGTGATGTTTGTGCTCTACAAGGACTGCGATCCCCTCCTGGCCGGATACATCTCTGCCCCCGACCAG TACATGCCTTACATGGTCCTGGATATCTTTGAGAAGTACCCGGGCGTGCCCGGTCTCTTCCTGGCTTGTGCATACAGCGGGACCCTCAG CACGGCGTCCACCAGCATCAACGCCATGGCCGCCGTCACCGTGGAAGACCTGGTCAAGCCCAACATGCCCTCCCTGTCGCCGCGGAAACTCACCCTCATCTCCAAGGGACTCT CGTTAATCTACGGCACCTCGTGCATCACGGTGGCTGCCTTGTCTTCCCTGCTGGGAGGCGGTGTGCTGCAG GGTTCCTTCACCGTCATGGGAGTGATGAGCGGCCCTCTGCTTGGAGCCTTCATCCTTGGGATGTTCATACCCGCCTGCAACACAGTC GGGGTTTTTGCAGGCTTGGGGGCTGGTTTTGTCCTCTCCTTCTGGGTGGCCGTGGGGGGCACTATCTACCCACCCAGTGAGGACACCATGGGAGTGCTGCCCTACTACGGAGACTTGTGCCCGCTCTACAATGCTACCGAGGGGATCAACAGCACCAtcgtcctgggacccctgcctccGCGGAACGTCTCTGTGCCCCTGGAGAG GCCGGCCATTGCCGATGACTTCTACGCCATGTCCTACCTCTACTATGGGGCTTTGGGGACGCTGTGCACCGTGGTGGTGGGGGTGCTGATAAGTTACCTGACAG GTCCTACCAAGAGGAGCCAGATGCCCCGGGGAGTGCTCTGGTGGGACATTATCAAGGAGACGTCTTTGCCAGAGGGCGGGAAAAACCCCTTTGAGGACAGTCTGACCAAG GACTCGGAGGACTCCCCGACTCTGCAGGAGAAGCCGTTCAGCTCCTCCACGTTCCTGCTGGCAGGGCTCACGGGCAGCGAGGAGGCCGACCGGGCGCTGCTGGCGAAGCAGGCGGAGGCGGGCGCCTCCTCGCAGTGCGACTCCGAGGAGTTCCTCTGGCTCTGCCACCCTGTCGACACCGGCTGCTGCCACCTGCTGCGAGAGACCAACGTCTAG